The Triticum aestivum cultivar Chinese Spring chromosome 6D, IWGSC CS RefSeq v2.1, whole genome shotgun sequence genomic sequence GGAGTCGACACTGtagagtggtatgcttgggataaatcagatttccctcttcgtctttcttggtatgaatgtgacatggcaaatccaacacatcattccctgcttgatctttcaccttcttgggggtccagggccccttaggtttccctttaaactttccttcaATCACTGCTGCAGTTTCACCAGGCCCTGCAGGCTCAGCTTTACGTTTCTGTTTCCAATTGGAATTACCTCCTCCAGTGTCTTGGCCGATTGGTTTGCTCTTGCCgctgcggagtcggtcttcttcttcaccatttgcGTATCGAGttgctatttccatcattcgggtcagggtcatgtctcctgtccgaccgaatttcaggttaagctcacgataccgaacgccctccttgaaggcgcacactgcttgatgctgagacacattctccaccgtgtgatgcaaattggtccacctctggatgtaatccctcaaagtttcattcggtttttgcacacaATGCTGTAATTCTGCCAACCCTGCAGGtcgtttgcaagtaccctcaaaagttctgacaaacactcaagctagctcctcccaactgaatatactgcatggggccaactgattcagccatgctctggccgaaccttccaacatcagaggaagatgcttcatggccacctcatcattgccgccaccaatctgcacagccactcggtaatcctcaagccaggtgtcaggcttggactcaccagtgaacttgctaactccagtcgccaacctgaagttgggaggaatctctgcagccctgatggctctgctgaaacactctggaccggaaacatgaactctgctgccagtcgaGCGATCTCTGTCAAGTccctctctgtgtgctctgttcctgtcgaccggACCTTGAACGAGAATCGATCTCGCATTaaagcctggctcccttgggtcgactggtacCCTTCGTTCGCCACTGTGCGGGCGCCTGTCATCATATTGccggggcacatatgatccactcctcggaggaggtgtgggcaccCGACGGCGGTCATCACGGCTGAGtaggtgatcatactgctcgtggttCCGACCCACGTACTGATCCTGGcgatgcccacgtccctcacgccgcaggggcgatcttgggctgtgggccgactgaactgtgttaGCCATCACAGATCTACTGTGTATTCTGTtacgcgactgagatactgctgtgttctgctctcctgctgctcgCAGCAATGCTCTGATTTGCATCAAACCTCTTCTAGCCTCCAATTGGgacggctgaatggactctgctatacgggcagcGGCTGTAAGATCTgaattggagtgcggtatacctgtggTTCAGGTGGAAACAGTTGTCATtaccgtcgactggactcagggatctgCCGCCGAGCGCGCTCGTCGAGCCTATGctgaaggttctctagtcgagtgcgctcagccaaagtggccaggcgCGCCGCCTCCAAGGCCCGAGTCTCGGAGGTTTCTCCGACGAGGGGCGTGTGGAGTGCCTCCACGTTGCGGcggtgaagttcctccctctgctgtgaGGTGAGGGCTTCGGGATGATACTCCTCATGAGCCTGCGACGGATCGCACCGCCGTCGCCTCCGTCGGCACGACGGAAACCAGGCGGGCTGCGCGGcgtgttgaccatcaggacttctgctGCAGGGTCGCTACTGTCGCACTCGGACAGgggctcgacggagccagtcgacagatcgaacaggccgtatagagtttcgtcgggctcgattgccgcgacttgggggtggccgactggcgtgccaccgcgtgcttcacccaccgctgaagccgcgaccgaccagaTCATTTGTGACGGCGCACAGCGGGGAGCGAAGACACtgcaggagccgaccgatactgggtcgacggctgccgcaagaGGACGCTGCGAACGCATGCGCGAAAAGTgcatcgccccgcggacggggagcgcctcgacatcgagaggggcctcctggagccaggcggagtcgtcggcgacgaaaacgagcgcgccgagacagatctcgcggccctcaaccaaaccACCGCCAGAAaacatgatgatgggaatcggaaaaaatgcaacctcaccggaaagtcgctaagacacctgccccacggtgggcgccaactgtcgtggttctaaatcTGATAGTAGAATTgggggtgtgtatggagaggcaagatcctagctacggtgaagttgtgcacgcgagatttacgagttcaggcccttcgcggaggaagtaacagccctacgtctcggtgcccagaggctcggtcgattggattatgcgtgaagttacagggagTGCGAACCTTTGTGCCTGAGGAGGGGGGTGAATTATATAGAGTTTgtcagacccctccggccctcagttacacatggttcaatgtacataaagataggaACGTTACTAACGCCAGCATTAAAGTcacataaatgatcattaagactacggaATGAACGCCCGACCGTTGTCATTtagagtgaccttagatcttctgtTCTCCGAGTGGTTTCTGGTATGGTCGAATGAAATTGGGATATCCGGGCGAACTCTCAGTCGAGTGGGTTGTGTCCtgtggtgatttcagtcggtagaaTCCGCTGTCCATTAAATGTCCTTGACTGTAGGgcaatgtccttgggtagggtgcttAGATCAGctctattgccctaccctaggtacatatcatCGTCACCTGGCCCTGAACCAGAGCTGATCCTCCAATGGCCCATTCAGAGTCACGTAGAGGCAGATCCATAGCCGCCAGGCTTCATCGATGTCCTGGAAGAATGAAGCACCCTCTGTATCCAGTTTCAAAAGTCAATAGTCAGCATATCTTCTCCTGGAAGAAAGACATCACCATCAGTAGTTCAATCTGCTCGTATTGTCATTAACATAAGTTCCTTTATTGTACTAAATGCCCTCTGCTTTTCAGCACCGTGCCATACAAGCATCAATTCACCTCACCTGTACAAATTCCAGGGCCTTTGAAATGTTACTCACTGAACTcccctgtttctaaatataaggccTTTTAGAGTGACATTGTTCTAGGAAAACATTGATTCCCCATATATTCATTTATATGTGTATTGATCTACGCTGCCTCTTTGCAAATAGGTTATGAATCCCTCTTCAGCACCCACGTATGAATGCTTCACAACCCTATAGTTTCTCTCTCTAATTTCAATATTTAGGGCTATGTACTTCATGATGTAAGATGTTACTGGGCTGAATGAAAATTTAGCGCTTCATGCGCCTTTCCCTATTGAAAAAATGACCATCAATACGATGAATGATGGAGCGCACACTCCCTATGCACCATGGATGAAAACTGTGTCTATTGTCTATGAAGAGTATCGATGTACAAGTGTTGCACGTGTACATTGAACCGGCTTTTTTTCAAGGAGAAAGTGATATTCTCTCTATTTTTATTAGAAAAAAAGGACATTCTCTCTGCTTTACTCCGTAAAAGGAGTATCTAAGTTTTTTCATAAGTTAAATTATttgaagtttgaccaagtttattagAGGAAAACACATAAACATTCACAATGttaaatcaatatcattagatccaTCATGGAATCCTACATCTTTTTTTTCATGTTGTGTTCACCAGCGACGGTTGCTGCTCTGGTGTGCTGGTCCTATATAGCCTCAGCACGAGGACTTCTCGCACGCCTTCAACTTGCTCAGTGCTTGTAGCTGACGCCAGGTGGTTTATGGATCTAAATGTAatttttagagcaactccaatggggcgacccatttcgtccacccgcgtccgtttgggtcggcgtggacaaaagtggcggcccaacacGCCGACCCAAACTCAAATCATGTCCGCCCGGCGTTCGCACCGACCCATTTTCGGCCCAAAATTGCGCCTGAAATGCGTCGGCACGGACGCGAAGCGGACGCGCCGCGCGTCTCCTCACCTCCGCCGCGTACCCACCTAGCGGCCGTCCAACTACGATGGTCAACATTATTTATGACGACCGCCCACCTTGAGCCCACGGGTCAGCGACGgcggtcgtccttttttaagccgggcgtgcagcggggccgtcctcatccactgccactcgccccCCGTCCCCATCTGGCCACCCCTGTCCCCACGCCGGCGACAACCCTAACCACTGCCAGCATgggcttcttctccggcatcggcaGCAGCCGCGAGGGCAAGGCCCCCGCCCGCCATTCcccctccctctccgccctccccGTGCCGCCGCGCGCTCCTCGGCATAGGCAGCGCATCAATGTGCCGTTGCACCAGGCCGAGTGGCACTAGCACCACCGCGTGCCTCTGCCGTACCCCGACGCGACGCTGCCGCATGACTGACATttggatccggagaggatcccagtgccggcggcgccgcggacAGCGAGGGCCCATGCGAAGGAGGTGCGGCGCCTGCGGGCGTTGCTGACACCGGAGCAGCGCGCCGAACCGCACTACGCCGTCGACTCACCCAACTGGGCTCGATGGTTCGCCTTCAagcacgaggaggcgaggtgaCGGGGCGTCCGCGGCGTCGACCGCAGCCAGCCGCCGCCCCCGCTCGTCGTCCGCGACGAGGACCAGGAGGCCgaggccgcctaccaggcggccattaaggagagcgaggaggaggagcggtggagggAGGCGGATGAGGCGGCTTTCCAGGCTGCCATggcggaggccatggccctctccgcggcgggcgactGTGTCGTGCCGCCGGTGACCCCGCCGTCCCCACCCAAAGCCGAGCCGGAGGATCCGGCCTAcctcgagcgctactcctggaccgGAGTAGTGCGCGAGTAGGTCAGCGCTCCGCCGATCTGGCTCGGGGCGACgaagaagcaggaggcggcctacCTCGACCACTGGCGCCGCGTTCGGCTGGCGGAGGAGCGCCGGGAGGGCGAGCGTCTGCAGATGCTCGAGCGCGAGGccgaagaggaggcgcgccaggcccagGCAGCGGCGGCGCAGCCCAACATCGTCGCcctctggaacacggcgttcccctgggccggccTTGCGCCGACGCCGATCGACCTCACCGGCCCCGACGCAGACGCCGCCGCCGACAAGGACGCCTGGGGCAACGCGTCGTCTAGTTTTTAGTGTTTTTATGTTAATTAATGTAACGTGGACTttcgccggccttcgtggccggcttttatatttaattaaatGCATGTATTTATTTTAAAAATGCTTGCAAAACTTCTTTTTGGCGCGCCGACAAAATGGATCGGACCAGCGTTAGGCACTCGCGCCGACCCAAACATAGCGCCAAACGTTTGTGTCCGCCGGGCCGATTCAAacagacaaaaagcggacaaaagcaccggcccgttggagttgctcttattatTTTTGTTGTTCGTTGTAGTAGACAGTAGACAGTGCAGCGGCAGGAATGGATATTCGAGTGTTGCACTTGTATACTACGAGACGTACGGTGCGCAGCGGTGACAGGTACAGGACTACAGGTACAGCAACGGCCTCCGTCGGCCGCGTAGCGATCCAGTCCACACGATCCCTCTCCCATCCGTCCACTACAGAGTACAGGCAGACTTGTCCCACTCCGCCGCGCGCGCAGTGCACGCTCGGCGTCGTCGTCAGCCATGTCCGCCCACCTCCGCCTCCTCTCCGCCGGGGCCGCGCTCCCGGCGCCCGCCCCGGCCCCCCTCCGGCGGGCGCGGCTGCTCCCGCCCGCGCCCCCGCTCCCCTCCGCCCGACTCCTCGCCCCGCACCGGCGCGGCCTCTCCCCGCGCGCGGCCGTCCGCGTCGTCCGATGCGCCGCCGCGGCGGGCGCGGCCGACGGGGGCGAGCgggaggtgggggtgggggtggatgcgatagcggcggagggcgcggggatATGGGCGCAGGTGCGGGACGTGGTGGTGTTCGCGGGGCCGGCGCTCGGGCTCTGGATCTGCGGCCCGCTCATGAGCCTCATCGACACCATGGTCATCGGCCAGACCTCCTCCCTCCAGCTCGCAGCCCTAGGTAGACGCTCCCTCCGCTTTTGGCTCAATGTGGTGTGTTGCGCGGCATTGGGTTGGGGGAGGGCACTGAATGTGCAGACGCATAGACCATCTTCTTCCTACCAAACGCAGCCTAATTGCCAGTATGGTGTAGTATTACTCTGACAAATTGGGATATGGAACTGAATGGATTTGCTCAAAACTGCTTCGTCATCTCAACCGATTTCTTGTGATTGATAAACTGCGGCACACTCAATGAATTTGATGCATTGGCCCATCATGTTGTTTCAGTTAACTGTTTTTTAGTTGGAAACTGTCTCACTTCAGTGTAACATGTGCTCATTATGGCTCTCATTTCAGGGCCCGGGACCGTGTTCTGTGACTACCTGTGCTACATATTCATGTTCCTGTCCGTCGCAACCTCCAACATGGTGGCCACCTCCTTAGCTAACAAGGTGCGTGCAGCTtgggctttttttcttttttcctcgccTACACATATccttggtcttatatgactttgcaaGTGACGGCGTGTTttcgtgtgtgtctgtgtgttggtgttggctgtgtgcatcataGCTATGCAGAGGCTGGGTGTGTGCTCACTGTGTTAGCTGTtatgtatcctcttgatgctccatCTTGAGCAAATAAATCCACCCTTTTTCGGAAAAAAACTTGTGCTAGATTGTTAATTTGCagagttgcatggaaatatacTATTAATGCTTCGGCAATAATGTGGGACAGGGATTACCAACTTAGCTCTAGAGTATGGCCCCGCGTTGCATTTTGGGTAATATTTTGATAAGAAAAAGTAAGCTGGATAAATCTTTGCAAAGTACGAACTCCACAGGagatttttttttgcgggaatccACAGGagatttttttttgcgggaatccACAGGAGAAATTTGACACACTAGTAGGTCGATACATGCTTGTGTTTTCTTCATGAACTATACATTTGTTTTGCTGCCAAAAGGAAAAGAACACCGTTCAAATATAAGATGTTACTTGGCAATTTAATGATTTATTGATAACCAGAAGCTGAAGATTCTTCAGATATTTGTCTCGTTCTTGCGGCCACTTGGCACATATATATACCTTCTTGCTCTATGTGTGATTTAATCCAGTTACAGCTACTATATGCAGGATGAAGAACTTGCACAGCATCAAGTGTCTACGCTGCTATTTATAGCTCTTACTTTTGGTATAGGAATGTTTTTGTTCACTAAGATTTTTGGGGTTCAAGTATTGACTGGTAAGTCTTTGAAACAAAATGTTCCATGGGCTTGAAACTATCATCTTATTTGAAGTGTTGGATATTTTGTATTTTCTAACGAAGTGCTGGAGGGCTACTTTTGTCATTAGATTCTGTAATTCCCTGCCATCTCACTTGAAAAGTCACTTTTGCCTTCACCTTAGACTCAGTTAAGCTTCAAGTGCTGTTTAAAATTGGGGTCATGTAATGCTTTTATCCAACTGTTTGGCTTGTTCCGACTTCATTACCTGATTAGGGCGCATACTTATGAAGAAGATGCCCCTGTACTTGTTCTACCAGTTTAGTGTTTTGCATGCACGATGAGTCATGTTTGGTTCTACCCGTTACATTTATTGAAAATTCTTGTTTGGTGTGTTCTACTTAATTTTACCCTAACTCGTGGTTTCTTAAATTTCTTTTCAGCCTTTACTGGATCAAAAAATCATGAAATTATTTCTGCTGCTAATACATATGCACAGGTCAGTATATGTTGACCGTGTTTTAATAGTTTCACGTTTTAGGCTATTTTTCCGTTGTTAGTTGACTAATGAAGGGAGGTCATGTTTCACTGATGTATAACTGATACTTATTTTTTTGCCCTTTCTTTACTCGAGTATAACCAGCCAAACATTTGCTAAGGTAAATGGACATGACTGAAAACATCAATGCCGTGATGTATCTGAAATAAAATCTAATGGGTTTGCACAAAAACTATGAAACATGAGAAAAGGAAGGGAGGTTACTTAAACAATCATGCTCACTTGAACTCAACTAGAGGTGCAAAAAACCAGTCATGGTGTATCATTGATACTGTGAATCACATGCTGTGTGCTTAGTTAACTCTGAAATTGCTTATCATCATAATCTCGTAGATACAACCAATTTTTCATTTACCTAGTTGGTCTCTGTTATACTAATTTGATTATTATGTGGTTGGACAGCTTGCATAGGTCCTTTCCCTTGCGTTGTTAGTGATGTTACAAACTTATAGTTCTGACTTCAAGGCTTATTGTGGAATCTTGTTTTGTATGCTTGTTCTACTGTTCAAGCATCTTCTATTATAGGATATGAAAATGAATTTGATTGTTTCATGAGAAATAACAGAAACTCAATTTCAGATTCGAGGTTTTGCATGGCCTGCAGTTCTCGTTGGCTTAGTTGCCCAAAGTGCTAGGTACAAACTGTGCCCATTCCTGTTCTTTTATTGCATTGGATATACTTGTTTCTTTGAATTTCTGTTTCTTGTGCGCCTTTTTCCTCTGACCATTTGTTTTGCTGAACTACAGATTGTGAAAGTATATAATCATCACTAATATTGTTTCTTCCAGTAATTTTATGGATGTAACATTAGGGTAACAAAATTGAAGTTAGCTCAACTCAGGAAATAAAATTATGAAATCTGTTTCTCTACATGTAGAATCCTAGCTCTTGTTTGAATGTTTTTTAATTTGAATTCATGTCGTTAGGGACACTGCATTACTATATCTATCTTAGCAGCTACAAGAACTAGTGGAACTGTACATGTTGGAATGTTAGTAGACATTTGGTTTAAGCCTCAAATGTCTTTGACAATTATATTTCTAAGTATGTGGCTGCGTTAATTGCTATATGCTAGTTCAATAATTATAGTTTCCACTGAGTACTCAGATATGGAGTACATACTTACATGAGTACAATAGTACAGGCAACAGTAAACAATTCAAAGTCTTATATTTGATGTTGTATTACAGTATCTTGATTGGATGCTTCTCTTATTATATTTCATTTTTTTTCTGTAACTCAGTCTAGGCATGAAAGATGCTTGGGGTCCTCTGAAGGCATTGGCAGCAGCTAGTGTTATAAATGGCGTCGGTGATATATTTCTTTGCTCTGTAtgtggctatggaattgctggtgCCGCCTGGGCTACTATGGTTTCACAGGTGCGCATATTTCCAGTCTCCTCCACATGTCTCCACGTTGCTGAAAATCAAGTTTCCACACCTTCCCTTAAGCAACAATACCTGGTTAACTAATATTTCTACAAGTACATTACTTATTGATGCACGCCACACCCTGTCCAGATGGAACCACATGCTCTTCTGTTGTTAGTTGTATTTTATATTCCAGAAATCCCATCATCTCTCCACTCTTCATGATTTGTAATTGCGCTACACAAATAGCCTCCACCTCTAGCTTTTTGTGATGTTGCTCACACTGCCAATTTATTTGCAGGTTTGAGTTCTCTGCTCACATGTTTTTGTATAACTAGCTAGCTTTTGACACATGCTCAGATTGTTGCAGCTTTTATGATGATGCAAAATCTAAACAGTAGAGGTTTTCGAGCGTTCTCATTCACAATCCCATCGACAAGAGAGCTTCTGCAGATATTTGAAATCGCAGCTCCTGTTTTTGTGACAATGACATCCAAGGTATCATTCTTTTGGGTTATTAATGATCTGTGTCCTTTCCTTGGCTTTACTGTAACTAATTGTTTCAATCTTCTTCAGGTAGCATTTTATGCATTGCTTACATACTCCGCGACTTCTATGGGAGCAATAACTCTTGCAGGCCATCAGGTTCATACTTTTTAGCTTATGGAATGCTTCCCTATGAAGACATGTCGATAAAAACGTGACAGCATACATTGTTTACTTTATCTCGTGAAGGTTATGGTTAATATCTTATGCATGTGCACTGTTTGGGGTGAGCCCCTGTCACAAACTGCTCAGTCGTTCATGCCGGAGATGATATACGGAGCTAACCGCAATTTGATGAAGGTACCATCAACAGTGCTCATTTTCCTCTGAATATCATAATTTTACTTGTGCGGTTGTGCCCATGTTGATACTTAGCAGGAATATCAGTACATATCCAAGAATCTGTGCAAAGTTCTGTTTGATGAACATGTATGCTTGGGCACTTGTATTTTTCACACTTTTCTTTT encodes the following:
- the LOC123143375 gene encoding protein DETOXIFICATION 46, chloroplastic, translated to MSAHLRLLSAGAALPAPAPAPLRRARLLPPAPPLPSARLLAPHRRGLSPRAAVRVVRCAAAAGAADGGEREVGVGVDAIAAEGAGIWAQVRDVVVFAGPALGLWICGPLMSLIDTMVIGQTSSLQLAALGPGTVFCDYLCYIFMFLSVATSNMVATSLANKDEELAQHQVSTLLFIALTFGIGMFLFTKIFGVQVLTAFTGSKNHEIISAANTYAQIRGFAWPAVLVGLVAQSASLGMKDAWGPLKALAAASVINGVGDIFLCSVCGYGIAGAAWATMVSQIVAAFMMMQNLNSRGFRAFSFTIPSTRELLQIFEIAAPVFVTMTSKVAFYALLTYSATSMGAITLAGHQVMVNILCMCTVWGEPLSQTAQSFMPEMIYGANRNLMKARMLLKSLVMIGAIAGLTVGTVGTIVPWLFPSLFTNDLLVVQQMHKVLIPYFTALLVTPSVHSLEGTLLAGRDLRYLSQSMGACFSIGTFLLLLVRDKFSSLTLCWWVLVFFQWSRFGSALQRLVSPTGMLYNKNFNQPEHIKVKAT